The nucleotide window CCGTGGATTGGTGGACAGCCCGCCGCCCACCCAGAGGTCGTAGCCGGGACCGAACTCGGGGTGCACCACGCCCACCAGTGCGAAGTCGTTGATCTCGTGGACCACGTCCTGGCTCGGATGCCCGGTGATGGCGGTCTTGTATTTGCGCGGCAGGTTGGCGAAGGACTCATCCCCGATGTAGCGCTCGGAGATTTCCCGGATGGCCGGCGTCGGGTCGATGATCTCGTCCGCCGCGATGCCCGCCACGGGTGAACCGAGGATGACGCGCGGCACGTCGCCGCAGGCTTCGGTGGTGGAGAGTCCGGCCGCTTCCAGGCGGTTCCAGATTTCCGGCACGTCCTCCACCCGGATCCAGTGCAGCTGGATGTTCTGCCGGTCCGTCAGGTCCGCCGTGTCCCGGGCGAACTCCGTGGAGATCCCGCCGATCACCCGCAGCTGGTCGGTGCTCAGGGCGCCGCCGTCGATGCGGACACGGAGCATGAAGTACTTGTCTTCGAGCTCGTGCGGTTCCAGCGTGGCGGTCTTGCCGCCGTCGATTCCCGGCCTGCGCTGGGTGTACAGCCCCCACCATCGGAAGCGGCCGTGCAGGTCGGTGGCCTCGATGGAGTCGAAGCCGCCCTTGGCATAAATCTGCTCGATCCGCTGGCGGACATTGAGCCCGCCGTCCTGCTGCTTCCATTCCTCGTTGCCGTTCAGCGGCTCGGTTCCGTCGACCTTCCACTGGCCGTGGGGCTTGGTGGGCGGACGGGACGGCCTGCCTGTTCTGGTCTCTGCGGATGCTGCTGGTGCGCTCATAGTGGACGAGCGTACGGAGCCCGCCGGAGTGGCGACAATGTTCCCGAAACATCCGGTCACGGCCTGTTGCGCGGCGTATTGTGCGGAAATATTGCCCGTCTTCCGACGACTTATTACGCATTTCCCGTAACAAGGCGTCGAATGCAAAACGTCGAAATCGCGCTACCCAGCTGCGCGGATGCCGCCTCATCGCGGCGGCAGTTCCGCCTATCCTCGGGTGAAGTTCGCGGCCACGGCAGCGTCGTAACGGTCCAGCACCAGCTGTGCCAGGACCGGGTGCGGCAGCAGCGGCCCCGTGACGATATCCGCGCCGGCACGGGCAAGTTTGTCGTGGAAGAATCCGGGCGCCAGCAGGTAGGACGCCACCACCACCCGCGCTGATCCCGCTTGGCCCGATTCCTGCCGGGCAGCTGCCACGGCCTCGGCCACGGATGGCCTCGCCGAGGCACCGAAGCCTGCAGTCACGGGACCGGACCGCAGCTTACGCAGCATGCCGGCCAGTTCCGCCACGGCTCCCGCTGCCGCCGTCAGGCTGGACCCGGCCGCGGCCAGCACCACGGCGTCGTCGTTAGCTGCCCCCGACTCCGTCAGTCGTTCCTGCAGCAGAGCGGCCAGCCGCTTATCAGGGCCCAGGGGTTCCGCTGCACAGGTACCCGGGCGGCTTTCCACCGCCTGCCGGATGTCCACGCTCGTGTGGTAGCCCGCGGAGAGCAACAACGGAACAACGACGGCGCGGCGCCCGGCCGGCAATGCTGCAACGACCTCGGGCAGGGTCGGCTCCTGTACGTCCACATAGGCCTCAAGCACCTCGGTCCCCGGCCGCAACCGGGCAACCTCCCGGCGGAGGGCATCGATGGCACGGCGGCCGGCCGGGTTGGACGTTCCGTGCGCGCAGGCAATCAGGACAGGTGGCATGAGGCAATACAATAGCGGCAGTTACTGCCCGCCGTGGTCTTGCCATATCCGGGCACAGGCACAAGGCTTGGGCCATGGCACATGAAACGCATGAAAGCCGGACGCACAGCTGGCTGGGTGAGGACGACCCGAGCCGGGCGGAATCGGCCACGATCAACCTCGAGCCCGAGCGGCTGAGCGCCCACGGCGCCTCCCGCACCTCCGAATACGCCGCCAGCTGGTCGCTGACCACCACCCAGAACTGGTTCACCGAGCGTCTGATCGTCACGGTGCACGGCCACGGCTGGAGCCGCCACCTGGAACTGGTGCGCGCAACCAACGGCGAATGGAGCGCAGAAGCGCGCGCCTGGGGCACCGTGGACCTGCCCGAGCCGGGACTGGCGGATCCGTCGGCGCTGGTCGGGGCGGTGGACTGCGACCTCGGGCTGTGCCCGGTCACCAACACCATGCCGATCCTTCGCCTGGGCCTGGTCCATGATGAGCAGGTCTCCGCCGACCTCGCCGTCGCGTTTGTCCGGATGCCCAGTCTGGAGGTGGTTCCCGCCCTGCAGCGCTACACAGGAATCAAGGCGTACAACGACGTCACCGGCACCGCGCTGATCGGTTTTGATTCGGGCAACTTCAGCGCCGAAGTCACGGTTGACGCGGACGGCATCGTGGTTGACTACCCCGGGCTGGCACAGCGCCGCCGGAGCTGAGGCCGGCGGGCAACGGGACTGGGCAACCGGCACCCGCAGGTAGGATGGTGAGCGACCCACCCCACCAGTCAAGGAGCCCCCATGCCCGAAATGTTCGTGGACAAGTTCCGTGCCCTCGTCCCCAAGTACCTGGGCCGGAAGTGGAGCGAAGAAGACGGCATCTCCTACGACGAACTCGAAGGCCTCCTCGGCGAACACAAGTTCCAGGTTCCGCAGGCGCTGGTGGAGTTCTACCACGCCCTGGGCGGCTGCGAGGACCTGATGGAGGCCCACGATTTCTTCTGGGATCCGGACGAGCTGGAAATCGAGGACGGCTACCTGCTCTTCCTGGACGAAATGGATGAAGAAGCCAACTGGGGCTTCCGGGCCGAGCACCTTGCCGTTCCCGATCCCATCGTCTGGATCCGAACCAACACCGGAAAGCAGCGCTGGCAGAGCGAGGAATCCACCTTCAGCGAGTTCGTCTTCGACATGTTCGACTGGGTCTTCAATGACGATGAGAACGACGACGAACTGCAAGACTGACCCATGATCTGGCCGAGCCACGCACCCGAAAATTACCAGTGCCCCTTCTGCGACTTGGCCTCCGGGCAGTTCCGTTTCCAGACGAATCTGTGCCGTCCGGAGGACATGGTAGCCTCGACGGGACTGGCCATAGCCTGGATCGCTTCGCACGGCTTCGAGCCCGAACCCGGGCACGTGCTGGTGGGGCCGAAGGAACACTTCGAGCTGCTCTACGACATGCCCGACGATGTCCTGTCAGAGATCGCGTCGCTGAGCCGTGACATCGCCGTCGCCATGAAGAAGGCGTGGCAACCGGACGGTATTACCACCCGCCAGCACAACGAGCCCGCCGGGAGCCAGCACGTCTGGCACTACCACCAGCACGTGCTGCCCCGCTGGCACGACGACGGACTGTACTTCACGCCGCAGCGGCCCATCGTGGATCCCGCCATCCGGGCACGCAAGGCCGCCGAACTGCGGGCGGTCATGTCGCAGCTCTGACCGCCCGCAGCCGGAGTGCGTCAGGCGTCTTCGCGGTTAGGGTTCTCCAGCCGGAAGAAGTTGGAGTCAGTGCCGTCGGTGCGCTGTTCCTGGTAGATAAAGTTCAGCCTGCGCTCGTCAAAGGTCTTGAACCATTCGTCCCAGCTCACATGCTGCAGGTCCTTGCTGTCCCCGCCGAAGTCGAACCGCAGGACGCCCAGGTGGTCGTCGTGCTCGGTGCCGCTCACGGTGGCAGGCGTGGCATTGCGCTCCTCGAGTCCGGCATTGGCCGAGGCCGTTCCGGGATCAGACGTCGCGGTCGACAACCGCCTCGGCAAACGCGGTCAGGGCCAGCTTGACGGTGCTTTCCGGCAGCCGTTCCAAGGCCAATTTCGCGTCATCCGCCCACTTGCGGGCCACGGTCCAGGCCTCGGCGGTCACCGGATGTTCGCGCAGCGCTTCGACGGCGCGGGCCAGGGCCTCGTCCGACGTCAGGTCCGCGTCCACCAGCTTGAGTACGGAGGCCGCCGAACTGTCGCCGGCCGCGGCGGCCTGGCGCAGCAGCAGAACCGGCAGCGTGGGCACGCCCTCGCGCAGGTCGGTGCCGGGCGACTTGCCGGACTTGACTTTCAGCCCGGTGACATCGATGACGTCGTCCGCGAGCTGGAAGGCCACGCCGACCTTTTCGCCGTACTCCAGCATCATGTCCACCACATCGGAACCGGCGTTGGCGAACATCGCACCCAGCTGGCCCGAGGTCGCGATCAGCGAACCGGTCTTGTCCGCGATGACCGAAAGGTAGTGCTCCACGGGATCTTCGTCTTCGCGCGGTCCCACGGTTTCGTGCAGCTGGCCCAGCACCAGCCGTTCGAAGGTGCGGGCCTGGATCTTGACGGCTTCCGGGCCGAGCTCCGAGACCAGGATCGATGCGCGGGCAAAGATCAGGTCGCCGGCGAGAATCGCCACTTGGTTGCCCCAGACCTCATGGGCCGTGGGCGCGCCGCGGCGGTAGGGGGCTGAGTCCATCACGTCGTCGTGATACAGGGTAGCGAGGTGAGTCAGCTCAACAACGACGGCGGCCTGGAGCACCTCGGGCACGGGGCCCTCCCCCAGCTGGGACGCCAGGATGGTCAGCAGCGGGCGGATGCGTTTGCCGCCGGCCTCGACGAGGTGCCGGCTGGTGGTGTCCGCCAGCGGATCCGAGTGCGCGATGGCGGCACGCAGCCGCTTCTCCACTCGGGCCAGGGCCGTGGATACGGCGGGCCCGAGAGCGGGATCCTGGGCCACCGGGGCGAAGCCCGCCGGCAGGTTCAGGCTGGTGGCGAGGGCGGCGGTGGCCGTGTCCAGCTCCAGGGAGTCCGGCACGCCGGCACCTGCAGGAGTCCAGCTCGGTTTTGCGTCAGTCACTGTATAACACTAACTAATCGTCGGGGCAGATGGGGTGCGGCTGTGCGTGGAAAGGCCTTGGTTGGATGCCGGCGGCGTGAGTCTCTCCAGCAGATGAATAACTCTATCCTCAAAACCCTTGCCGTCCTGGTCCGTCAGGTTGGCGAGCATCCGCACCACGAAGCGCATCAGCACCGGCACCGGCATTCCGGTCCGCAGTGCCAGCTTCATGATGGCAGGTTTTCCGATCAGGCCGGCAAAAACGCGGCCCAGCGTGAAGTGGCTTCCCCAGTGGCCCTGGATGATCCCGGCGTAGCGGGCGAGCGAGGAATCGAAGCCGGCCTGGCTGAGGATCTGGCCCTGTGAACCGCCCAGCCGGCCAAAGGTGTCGGCAATCAATTCCGCGGCGTAGCGGGCCGATTCCATCGCGTAGGAAATGCCCTCGCCGTTGAACGGGCTGACCATGCCGCCGGCGTCGCCGAGCAGCAGCAGTCCGGGTGAGTAGTGCGGAGTCCGGTTGAAGCCCATCGGCAGGGCCGCGCCGCGGATCTCGCCAACCTGGTTCTCCGGGGTGTAGCCCCACTCGGCAGGCATGGCGGCGGTCCAGTCCCGCAGCACCTGCTTGTAATCCAGCTTGCCGAAGGAGCGCGACGAGTTCAGGATGCCTAGGCCCACGTTCGAGGTGCCGTCGCCGACGCCGAAGACCCAGCCGTAGCCAGGCAGCGGGTTGCCCTGGGCATCGGGCAGTTCCAGCCAGCCCTCCATCCAGTCATCGTCGTGCCGGGGACTGGTGAAGTAGGTCCGCACGGCCACACCGAGCGGCCGGTCATCGCGTTTTTCAATGCCGAGGCTCAGGGCCGTGCGGGTTGAGTTGCCGTCGGCTGCGAGTACGACGTCGGCGCTGAAGTCCTGCGTCTGCCCCGTCTTCCGGCCGCGTTCATCCAGGATGTTGGCGCGCACCCCGGTGACCCGGCCGGCGTCGTTCCTTAATGCAGTGGAAACGGAATGGCGTTCCAACACCGTGGCCCCGGCAGCCTCGGCATGGCGGGCCAGTTCCTCGTCGAAGCCCAGCCGGGTGCGGATCAAACCGTAGTCCGGAAAGTCCGAGAGCTCCGGCCAGGCAAGTTCCAGCCGCCGGCCGCCGGCGATCAGGCGCAGGCCCTTGTTGCGCCGCCAGCCGGCCGATTCCTCGTGCGGCAGGCCCAGCAACTGGACCTCGCGGACGGCGCGCGGGGTCAGGCCGTCGCCGCAGACTTTCTCGCGCGGAAATGACGTCTTTTCCAGCACGGTAACTTCAATACCCGCTTTGGCCAGGTAGTAGGCAGCGGTTGAGCCGGCAGGTCCGGCCCCGACAATCAGAACGGGCACGGTTACAGCGCAGCCCTCGTGCCCCGGCGGCGCAGCGCGCTCTGGGCGTCGGCGTTGGCCGCTTCCGTCCGGCCCGGCTTTCGGGCGCGGTGCACGGCCACGATGCCGCCGGTGAGGTTGCGGTACGCCACGTCCTGCCAGCCCTCCTCGGCGATCCACTGGGCCAGCTCGTTCTGGTTGGGCCAGGCGCGGATGGATTCGGCCAGATAGATATAGGAGTCCGGGTTGGACGAGATCTTGCTGGCGATGGCCGGCAGCATCCGCATCAGGTATTCGGTGTACATGGTGCGCCAGACTGGAAGGGTCGGCGAGGAGAACTCGGCGATGACCAGCCGGCCGCCGGGCTTGGTCACGCGCAGCATTTCCTGGAGCGCCTTGCGCGGTTCGTTCACATTGCGCAGGCCGAACGAGATGGTCACGGCGTCGAAGGAGTTGTCGGCGAACGGCAGGTTGGTGGCGTCCCCGGCGACGAAGTCGATGTCCGGGCGGCGGCGCTTGCCCACCTGCAGCATGCCCAGCGAGAAGTCGCAGGCCACCACGTGGATGCCCGCATCGGCGTAAGGCTCGCTGGAGGTGCCGGTTCCGGCGGCCAGATCCAGGACGCGCTGGCCCCGCTTGGCGCCGACGGCGTCCACCACAATCCGGCGCCACCGCCGGGTCTGCCCCATGGACAGAACGTCATTGACGACGTCGTACTTCGGCGCGACGTCATCAAACATGGCTGCTACTTCATCAGGGCGCTTGTCCAGGGATGCACGGTTCACCCGTTCATTGTCTCAAAGTTTGCCGCGCTGGTTTGCCGCGTCCCGAGACCCGGCGCGGGAGCCGCGCCATCACCGCGCAACGGCGGGTGTGGGCCAGCTTGCACCGGTGCTGTGGTGCGCTGCCGGCGGGGTAACCTTGAAGTCATTATGACCTCCCTGCGCGCCGTCACCGTTGACCTCGGTGAGCACTCTTCACCGACCGGAATAATGGACTATCTGGTCCGCGACGACGTGCTCTGCTGGGTTCGCCGCGGAGGCGGATTGGTCGGTTTCGGCGAGGTCGCCCGGTTCACGGATGTCGGTCCCGGCCGCTTCCAAACCGCGGCCCGCTGGTGGCGGGAGCTGCAGCAGGACGCAGAGGTGGACAACCCGGTGGGCCTGCCCGGCACCGGCCTGGTGGCCTTCGGTTCGTTCGCCTTCTCCAAAACTTCCGGCCACGCCTCGCGGCTGATTGTTCCGCAGGTTGTTGTGGGCCTCGGCGAACAGGGCTGCTGGCTGACCTATATAACTGACGACGACGGCGACAACCTCAGCGCCGAGACGGCCGAGGCCGCACTGGCTGGCTGGCTGGACGAAATTTCCGCCGAGCGCGGCGCCGAAACCGCCGACCGCCTGCACCCCGGGCAGGTTTCCGAAAGTGCCTTCAAAGCCGCGGTCGCAGCGGGCGTGGAGAAAATCTCCGGCGGCGGACTGAGCAAACTGGTGCTCGCCCGCGACGTGATCGCCGAGCTCTCCTCCCCCATCGCCACCGCCCAGGTGCTGCGCGAACTGGCCATCCGCTACCAGGACTGCTGGACCTACGGCGTGGACGGCCTCATCGGCTCCACTCCGGAAATGCTGATCAAGGTAGAGAACAACGTGGCCCGCGCCCGGGTGCTGGCCGGGACGCTGGACCGCGCCAACACCCACAAGATCGACGGCGAGTCCGACGCCGCCTACGCCGAACGGGTGCTCGCCGGCTCCGAGAAGCAGCAACACGAGCACGAGATCGCCATCGACTCCTTGACGCGCAAATTGGAGCCGTACACCTCCGAGATGACCTCGCACAGCGAGCCCTTTGTGCTCGAACTGCCCAACGTGTGGCATCTGGCCTCCGACGTGTCGGCGGAGCTGTCCACCAATGGCGGCCACGCGCCGTCGTCGTTGGAACTGGCCGAAGCCGTCCATCCCACGGCGGCGGTGTGCGGAACGCCCACCGAGGTGGCCGGCGCGCTGATCCGCGAACTCGAGCAGATGGACCGCGGACCCTACGCCGGTCCGGTGGGCTGGACAGACGGCGCCGGCAACGGCGAATGGGGCATTGCCCTGCGCGGTGCAGTAGTGGAAAGCCCCACCCGTGTGCGGCTCTACGCCGGCTGCGGGATTGTGGACGCTTCGACCCCGGAAGCGGAACTGGCGGAAACCTGGGCCAAGTTCAGGCCCATGATTGAAGCCTTGGGCCTGCGCCGCTAGCCGTCGCCGAAGCGCTCCAGCTGGTCGCGGCGCATAACAATTTGTACAGTTGAGCGAGTCCGGCTTGTTGACTAATAGGCAATCAATGTAGCCTGTGATGCATATCACCCGTTACCGAATGTTACGGCTAGACTTAAGCCGGATTTTTCATCAAAGAACAGGTAGGAAAGCCAATGCGGAAAAACGCATCCACCGCGGTCAAGGTATTCTCCGTCCTTGCCACCGGCACCCTGGCCCTCACCGCGTGCGGTGGGGGCTCGTCTTCGGACGGCGGCTCCCAGGCTGCCGAAGGCAACGAGCTTGGCTTGGTCACCCCGGGCACGCTCACCGTCTGCTCCGACATTCCGTACCCGCCGTTTGAGTTCGAGGAAAACGGCGAATACACCGGCTACGACATGGATCTCATCCGCGAGATCGCCACGGGCATGGGCCTGGACACGCAGATCCAGGATGTTGGCTTCGACGCTCTGCAGTCCGGCGTGGTGCTGGCCTCGGGACAGTGCGACATCGGCGCCAGCGCGATGACCATCACCGAAGAGCGCGAAGAGAACATCGACTTCTCCGAGCCGTATTACGACTCGCTGCAGTCGCTGCTGGTTCCGGCCGATTCGGATATCAAGGCTATCGGCGATCTGGCCGGCAAGTCCGTAGGCGTTCAGCAGGGCACCACCGGCGAGGCGTACACCCGCGAGAACGTCCCGGCCGACACCGAGGTCCGCGCCTACCCGTCGGATGCCGAGCTGTTCCCGGCGCTGCAGTCGGGCGGCGTCGACGCCGTGCTGCAGGACCTTCCGGTCAACCTCGGCCATCTGGAGGGCGGCAAGTACGAGATCGTCGAGGAATACCCGACGGATGAGTCCTACGGTTTCGCTGTAAAGGAAGAGGGCAGCGAGGCCTTGCTGGAGGCAGTGAACGCCGAGCTGGCCGAACTGCGGGAGAGCGGCAAGTACCAGGAGATCTACGACAAGTACTTCACCCAGTAACGCCCTTACAGCTTCGCCCCGGATCAGCTGTCCGGGGCGAAGCTTGTCCTGAAGACCTCTGGAAGGCCTGAATGTGAAACCGTCTACCCGTAGGCGCCTGTTCCGCGGCGTGCTCTACGCCATTTTCATCCTTGCCGTCGCCGCCGTCGTATTCGTCGCCGACTGGGAAGCAATCCAAACCAACTTCTTCAACCCCGAGGTTGCTGCCGCAGCCTTCCCCGAAGTCATCCTGATCGCTGCGAAGAACACGATTGTCTACACCGCGATCGCCTTCGTCGGCGGTTTGATCTTCGGCCTGCTGCTGGCGCTCATGAAGCTCTCCCCCGTGGGTCCCTATCGCTGGGTAGCCACCGCGTACATCGAAATCTTCCGCGGTTTGCCGGCACTGCTGGTGATCTTCGGTTTCGCGTTCGCCGTGCCGATCGCCTTCGACTGGCGGCCGCCGGGAGGCAGCGCTGGTGCCGGTCTGATCGCCCTGATTGTGGTCTCCGCAGCGTACATCGCAGAGACCATCCGCGCCGGCATCGAGGCCGTTCCCCCGGGCCAGCGCGAGGCCGCCCGTTCCCTGGGTATGAACCCCAGCTGGACCATGGTGTCGGTTGTCCTGCCGCAGGCCTTCCGCATCATCACACCGCCGCTGACCAACGAACTGGTCATCCTGATCAAGGACACCTCGCTGCTGTTCATCGCCGGCATGGCACTGAGCGAGCGGGAACTGACCACCTTCGCACGCGATGCCGTCTCACAGCAGGCGAACGCGACACCGCTGATGGTGGCGGCGCTGATGTACCTGATCATCACGCTCCCGCTCACCCAGCTGGTGGCCAAGCTTGAACGACACAACAAGAGAGGCCGGTAAGCCATGGCGACGGAGAGTTCCCTGCGAAAGGACCGTCCCGCAATCGAGGTCCGGGGCCTTTACAAGAGCTTCGGGGACAACGAAGTCCTCAAAGGCATCGACTTCCACGTCGACCAGGGCGAAGTGGTGTGCGTCATCGGGCCGTCCGGCTCGGGCAAGTCCACGCTGCTGCGGTGCGTGAACCGGCTGGAGGAACCAACCAAGGGGACCATCCTGGTGGAAGGCGTGGACATCACCGACGAGGAAACGGACCTGGACAAGATCCGTACCCGCATCGGCATGGTGTTCCAGCAGTTCAACCTCTTCCCGCACCTGAGCGTGCTGCGCAACCTCACCTTGGCCCAGCAGCGGGCCAAGAAGCGCGGGAAGTCCGAGGCCGTCGAAACCGCCCGGCGCAACCTGGCCAAAGTCGGGCTGGACAACCGGGAGAACGCGTACCCG belongs to Arthrobacter crystallopoietes and includes:
- a CDS encoding sirohydrochlorin chelatase; translation: MPPVLIACAHGTSNPAGRRAIDALRREVARLRPGTEVLEAYVDVQEPTLPEVVAALPAGRRAVVVPLLLSAGYHTSVDIRQAVESRPGTCAAEPLGPDKRLAALLQERLTESGAANDDAVVLAAAGSSLTAAAGAVAELAGMLRKLRSGPVTAGFGASARPSVAEAVAAARQESGQAGSARVVVASYLLAPGFFHDKLARAGADIVTGPLLPHPVLAQLVLDRYDAAVAANFTRG
- a CDS encoding putative glycolipid-binding domain-containing protein, producing MAHETHESRTHSWLGEDDPSRAESATINLEPERLSAHGASRTSEYAASWSLTTTQNWFTERLIVTVHGHGWSRHLELVRATNGEWSAEARAWGTVDLPEPGLADPSALVGAVDCDLGLCPVTNTMPILRLGLVHDEQVSADLAVAFVRMPSLEVVPALQRYTGIKAYNDVTGTALIGFDSGNFSAEVTVDADGIVVDYPGLAQRRRS
- a CDS encoding HIT family protein; the protein is MIWPSHAPENYQCPFCDLASGQFRFQTNLCRPEDMVASTGLAIAWIASHGFEPEPGHVLVGPKEHFELLYDMPDDVLSEIASLSRDIAVAMKKAWQPDGITTRQHNEPAGSQHVWHYHQHVLPRWHDDGLYFTPQRPIVDPAIRARKAAELRAVMSQL
- a CDS encoding polyprenyl synthetase family protein, with amino-acid sequence MTDAKPSWTPAGAGVPDSLELDTATAALATSLNLPAGFAPVAQDPALGPAVSTALARVEKRLRAAIAHSDPLADTTSRHLVEAGGKRIRPLLTILASQLGEGPVPEVLQAAVVVELTHLATLYHDDVMDSAPYRRGAPTAHEVWGNQVAILAGDLIFARASILVSELGPEAVKIQARTFERLVLGQLHETVGPREDEDPVEHYLSVIADKTGSLIATSGQLGAMFANAGSDVVDMMLEYGEKVGVAFQLADDVIDVTGLKVKSGKSPGTDLREGVPTLPVLLLRQAAAAGDSSAASVLKLVDADLTSDEALARAVEALREHPVTAEAWTVARKWADDAKLALERLPESTVKLALTAFAEAVVDRDV
- a CDS encoding geranylgeranyl reductase family protein — encoded protein: MPVLIVGAGPAGSTAAYYLAKAGIEVTVLEKTSFPREKVCGDGLTPRAVREVQLLGLPHEESAGWRRNKGLRLIAGGRRLELAWPELSDFPDYGLIRTRLGFDEELARHAEAAGATVLERHSVSTALRNDAGRVTGVRANILDERGRKTGQTQDFSADVVLAADGNSTRTALSLGIEKRDDRPLGVAVRTYFTSPRHDDDWMEGWLELPDAQGNPLPGYGWVFGVGDGTSNVGLGILNSSRSFGKLDYKQVLRDWTAAMPAEWGYTPENQVGEIRGAALPMGFNRTPHYSPGLLLLGDAGGMVSPFNGEGISYAMESARYAAELIADTFGRLGGSQGQILSQAGFDSSLARYAGIIQGHWGSHFTLGRVFAGLIGKPAIMKLALRTGMPVPVLMRFVVRMLANLTDQDGKGFEDRVIHLLERLTPPASNQGLSTHSRTPSAPTIS
- a CDS encoding demethylmenaquinone methyltransferase; its protein translation is MNRASLDKRPDEVAAMFDDVAPKYDVVNDVLSMGQTRRWRRIVVDAVGAKRGQRVLDLAAGTGTSSEPYADAGIHVVACDFSLGMLQVGKRRRPDIDFVAGDATNLPFADNSFDAVTISFGLRNVNEPRKALQEMLRVTKPGGRLVIAEFSSPTLPVWRTMYTEYLMRMLPAIASKISSNPDSYIYLAESIRAWPNQNELAQWIAEEGWQDVAYRNLTGGIVAVHRARKPGRTEAANADAQSALRRRGTRAAL
- a CDS encoding isochorismate synthase, coding for MTSLRAVTVDLGEHSSPTGIMDYLVRDDVLCWVRRGGGLVGFGEVARFTDVGPGRFQTAARWWRELQQDAEVDNPVGLPGTGLVAFGSFAFSKTSGHASRLIVPQVVVGLGEQGCWLTYITDDDGDNLSAETAEAALAGWLDEISAERGAETADRLHPGQVSESAFKAAVAAGVEKISGGGLSKLVLARDVIAELSSPIATAQVLRELAIRYQDCWTYGVDGLIGSTPEMLIKVENNVARARVLAGTLDRANTHKIDGESDAAYAERVLAGSEKQQHEHEIAIDSLTRKLEPYTSEMTSHSEPFVLELPNVWHLASDVSAELSTNGGHAPSSLELAEAVHPTAAVCGTPTEVAGALIRELEQMDRGPYAGPVGWTDGAGNGEWGIALRGAVVESPTRVRLYAGCGIVDASTPEAELAETWAKFRPMIEALGLRR
- a CDS encoding basic amino acid ABC transporter substrate-binding protein encodes the protein MRKNASTAVKVFSVLATGTLALTACGGGSSSDGGSQAAEGNELGLVTPGTLTVCSDIPYPPFEFEENGEYTGYDMDLIREIATGMGLDTQIQDVGFDALQSGVVLASGQCDIGASAMTITEEREENIDFSEPYYDSLQSLLVPADSDIKAIGDLAGKSVGVQQGTTGEAYTRENVPADTEVRAYPSDAELFPALQSGGVDAVLQDLPVNLGHLEGGKYEIVEEYPTDESYGFAVKEEGSEALLEAVNAELAELRESGKYQEIYDKYFTQ
- a CDS encoding amino acid ABC transporter permease; translation: MKPSTRRRLFRGVLYAIFILAVAAVVFVADWEAIQTNFFNPEVAAAAFPEVILIAAKNTIVYTAIAFVGGLIFGLLLALMKLSPVGPYRWVATAYIEIFRGLPALLVIFGFAFAVPIAFDWRPPGGSAGAGLIALIVVSAAYIAETIRAGIEAVPPGQREAARSLGMNPSWTMVSVVLPQAFRIITPPLTNELVILIKDTSLLFIAGMALSERELTTFARDAVSQQANATPLMVAALMYLIITLPLTQLVAKLERHNKRGR
- a CDS encoding amino acid ABC transporter ATP-binding protein; its protein translation is MATESSLRKDRPAIEVRGLYKSFGDNEVLKGIDFHVDQGEVVCVIGPSGSGKSTLLRCVNRLEEPTKGTILVEGVDITDEETDLDKIRTRIGMVFQQFNLFPHLSVLRNLTLAQQRAKKRGKSEAVETARRNLAKVGLDNRENAYPAQLSGGQQQRVAIARALSMNPDMMLFDEPTSALDPELVGDVLEVMRQLADEGMTMMVVTHEMGFAREVGDRVVFMDGGVVVEQGKPEDVLGNPQHERTKAFLSKVL